A single genomic interval of Corylus avellana chromosome ca10, CavTom2PMs-1.0 harbors:
- the LOC132163597 gene encoding uncharacterized protein LOC132163597 — translation MEGSSLLLGYTCCSSSPPSTLKPQFEFTSFPLSSSFVAKYRVLTSLPKCNGWPKSTPLSVWCPGSRTSSLRTSAFAVQQEALEKSKDSFSTSTTSSSSRDMLPKIDKSGRFCSPRAAREFALSIVYAACLEGSDPIRLFEKRLNARREPGYEFDKASLLSYNHMSFGGPPVTVDTIEEADQLLRDNEKESAIEAEVLAAPPKLVYSKLILRFTRKLLAAIVERWDSHVLVIEKVAPPNWKSEPAGRILELCILHLAMSEIAVLGTRHQIVINEAVDLAKRFCDGAAPRIINGCLRTFVKDLEETGLTRAIEEQKVIS, via the exons ATGGAAGGAAGCTCGCTCCTTCTCGGCTATACTTGCTGTTCTTCGTCTCCTCCTTCAACCTTAAAACCCCAATTTGAGTTcacttctttccctctctcttcttCATTTGTAGCAAAATACCGTGTGCTCACTTCCCTTCCCAAATGCAATGGGTGGCCCAAGAGCACCCCACTTTCTGTTTGGTGCCCCGGAAGCAGAACCAGCTCTCTCCGCACTTCAGCTTTTGCAGTCCAACAGGAGGCTCTGGAGAAATCTAAGGACTCTTTCTCAACCTCAACAACGTCTTCGTCTTCCAGAGATATGTTGCCCAAGATTGACAAGAGTGGCAGGTTTTGCAGCCCGAGAGCCGCCAGAGAGTTCGCTCT GTCAATAGTTTATGCGGCGTGTTTAGAAGGGTCGGACCCAATTCGGCTGTTTGAGAAGCGACTGAATGCGCGCCGAG AACCCGGGTATGAATTCGATAAAGCTTCGCTGTTATCATACAACCACATGAGCTTTGGAGGGCCTCCTGTCACGGTGGACACAATTGAAGAAGCAGACCAGCTTCTGCGTGACAATGAAAAGGAATCTGCAATAG AAGCAGAAGTCCTCGCAGCTCCTCCAAAGCTGGTATACAGCAAATTGATTTTGCG ATTTACAAGGAAACTTTTAGCTGCTATCGTGGAAAGATGGGACAGTCATGTGCTCGTCATTGAAAAAGTTGCCCCTCCAAATTGGAAG AGTGAGCCTGCAGGCAGAATTTTGGAGCTGTGTATTCTTCATTTGGCAATGTCTGAAATAGCAGTCCTAGGGACAAGGCACCAGATTGTCATTAACGAA GCTGTCGATCTTGCTAAAAGGTTCTGTGATGGAGCAGCACCGCGTATCATCAATGGGTGTCTAAGGACCTTTGTGAAAGACCTTGAAGAAACTGGTTTGACTCGGGCCATAGAAGAACAGAAAGTGATCAGTTGA